The Mercurialis annua linkage group LG8, ddMerAnnu1.2, whole genome shotgun sequence genome window below encodes:
- the LOC126660559 gene encoding uncharacterized protein LOC126660559 gives MRTKANKLSKFMQITKSPIKFFCKARDFYVKNIFDIADSGKLGHGSLGGGTTKLPKSFSVNSSRKVDDEEFRQLLRLLSKKDSEIELSNAMMRRSYSVGIGKIGRIDEERACSFKEEDEEDGINGSLFSRSRSYANTSKFVY, from the coding sequence ATGAGAACCAAAGCAAACAAGCTAAGCAAGTTCATGCAAATTACAAAATCACCCATTAAATTTTTCTGCAAGGCAAGAGATTTTTATGTGAAGAACATATTCGATATTGCGGATAGCGGAAAGCTCGGCCATGGAAGTTTAGGCGGCGGAACCACCAAATTACCGAAGAGTTTTAGCGTTAATTCTTCAAGAAAAGTTGATGATGAAGAGTTCAGGCAGCTTTTAAGGTTGTTGTCTAAGAAAGACAGTGAAATAGAGTTGTCTAATGCTATGATGAGGAGAAGTTACAGTGTTGGAATTGGAAAAATTGGTCGAATTGATGAGGAGAGAGCTTGTTCttttaaagaagaagatgaagaagatggtattaATGGAAGTTTATTTAGTAGAAGTAGAAGTTATGCAAATACAAGTAAATTTGTGTATTAA